A region of Salirhabdus salicampi DNA encodes the following proteins:
- a CDS encoding DEAD/DEAH box helicase, which produces MKKFSDFQLSQEVEDALNAMGFEEATPIQAEAIPTGLAGKDLIGQAQTGTGKTTAFGIPLIEQIDMEDRNVQGIVLAPTRELAVQVAEELNRIGGKKGVFTLPIYGGQDIGRQIKSLKKRPQIISATPGRLLDHLKRKTIRLDNIKMTVLDEADEMLNMGFIEDIEMILSKITSPHQTMLFSATMPKKIEALAQKFMNNPEMIRVKAKEMTVRNIDQHYLEVHEKQKFDVLSRLLDVQSPDLAIVFGRTKKRVDELAEGLKKRGYSAEGIHGDLSQSKRDHVIRLFKEKTIDIMVATDVAARGLDITDVTHVYNFDIPQDPESYVHRIGRTGRAGKSGLSVTFVTPREISHLRAIEEVTKTKIEKRPIPSYSDVIKGNQQAAIDRLVETSDAADLKEYRGTAENLLNTYDSVTLVSAALKLLTREPDETPVNLTAVAPLRAKKSKSRSGGGGRRNDRRNSGRNNDRNGNDKRSNDRKYNDRRKRSRGRK; this is translated from the coding sequence AAGCACAAACCGGGACGGGAAAAACAACTGCGTTTGGAATACCGTTAATTGAACAAATAGATATGGAAGATCGCAACGTTCAAGGAATTGTTTTAGCACCAACAAGAGAACTAGCTGTCCAAGTAGCTGAAGAATTAAATCGCATTGGTGGTAAAAAAGGTGTATTCACACTGCCTATCTATGGTGGTCAAGATATTGGACGTCAAATTAAATCATTAAAAAAACGTCCGCAAATTATTTCCGCTACACCTGGTCGATTATTAGATCACCTTAAGAGAAAAACAATTCGTCTAGACAACATTAAAATGACTGTTTTAGATGAAGCAGATGAAATGTTAAATATGGGCTTCATTGAAGATATTGAGATGATTCTAAGTAAGATAACAAGCCCACATCAGACAATGCTTTTCTCTGCGACAATGCCGAAGAAAATCGAAGCGTTAGCACAGAAATTTATGAATAATCCAGAGATGATTAGAGTAAAAGCAAAAGAAATGACAGTGCGTAATATTGATCAGCACTACCTCGAAGTTCACGAAAAACAAAAGTTTGACGTGCTTAGTCGTTTACTAGATGTTCAATCACCAGATTTAGCAATCGTCTTTGGACGTACGAAGAAACGTGTTGACGAATTAGCGGAAGGATTAAAGAAACGTGGTTACTCTGCAGAAGGAATTCACGGTGATTTATCCCAATCTAAACGTGATCACGTCATTCGTTTATTTAAAGAAAAAACCATTGATATTATGGTAGCAACAGATGTTGCGGCACGGGGATTAGATATTACTGATGTAACTCACGTTTATAACTTCGACATTCCACAAGATCCGGAAAGTTATGTACACCGAATTGGACGTACAGGACGTGCGGGTAAAAGTGGGTTATCGGTAACGTTTGTTACTCCAAGAGAAATTAGTCACTTACGGGCTATTGAAGAAGTGACGAAAACCAAAATTGAAAAACGACCTATTCCATCCTACTCAGACGTAATTAAAGGAAATCAACAAGCAGCGATTGATCGTCTTGTTGAAACTAGTGATGCGGCTGATTTAAAGGAATATCGCGGAACTGCTGAAAACTTATTAAACACTTATGACTCTGTCACATTAGTTTCAGCTGCGCTTAAGTTACTTACAAGAGAACCCGATGAAACGCCTGTTAATTTAACAGCAGTAGCACCTCTACGCGCGAAAAAGTCGAAAAGCCGCAGTGGTGGCGGCGGAAGAAGAAATGACCGCCGTAATAGTGGTCGTAATAACGATCGCAACGGAAATGACAAACGTTCAAATGATCGTAAATATAATGATCGTAGAAAACGATCTAGAGGACGTAAATAA
- a CDS encoding ATP-binding protein, which yields MWLSVSELLDNVLFIIFPLLAYHVFWHEDKLDRQSTVFPKLFFILLISLIATMSFPVTYTNEYTYDLRIIPITCMFLYGHTISGLTLTTIMLIYTIIIDSSQILPNLIGNYFIAIVLLLIAKKFYDSGGLLRKILLITGFYGLITLSRTVYFFITGLTDQLKFTLILTLITWITLLMVLFLIEKMEKQFVIQREIQNYEKMNAVSQLAASVTHEIRNPLTTVKGFLQILSSNESLSDKNRSYVDISVEELNRAEHILNEYLSYSRNDKTFCEHLNVSKLLNNLIDIVGTYAHSRGVIIDANVEDELNVRASKHDIQQLFLNIMKNGIEAMNHGGRMTVLAKQHVNFIVIKIRDSGKGIPKDAIKKLGTPYYTTKSDGTGLGLTVCFEIIRRMKGDIQVTSKPDEGTTFTIYLPNA from the coding sequence ATGTGGTTGTCTGTTAGTGAATTATTAGATAATGTGTTATTTATCATTTTTCCACTTCTAGCTTATCACGTTTTTTGGCATGAAGATAAATTAGACCGACAATCAACAGTGTTTCCGAAATTATTTTTTATTTTATTAATTTCTTTAATTGCTACAATGTCATTTCCAGTTACCTACACGAATGAATATACCTACGACCTCCGTATTATTCCAATTACATGTATGTTTTTGTACGGTCACACAATATCAGGTTTAACGTTAACTACAATCATGCTTATTTACACGATTATAATAGACTCATCCCAAATTCTTCCGAATTTAATAGGTAATTATTTTATAGCAATTGTCCTTTTGCTTATCGCAAAAAAATTTTATGACTCTGGAGGCTTATTGAGGAAAATTCTTCTCATTACGGGTTTTTACGGTCTTATAACCTTATCAAGAACTGTTTACTTTTTCATTACAGGTTTGACAGATCAATTAAAATTTACGTTAATATTAACTCTTATTACTTGGATAACGTTATTAATGGTCCTCTTTTTAATTGAAAAAATGGAAAAGCAGTTTGTTATTCAAAGAGAAATTCAAAATTATGAAAAAATGAACGCGGTTAGCCAGTTAGCAGCTTCTGTTACACATGAGATTCGTAATCCATTAACAACGGTGAAAGGTTTCTTGCAAATTTTGAGCAGTAATGAAAGCCTTTCGGATAAAAATCGTTCATATGTAGATATCTCAGTTGAGGAGTTAAATCGTGCGGAACATATTTTAAACGAATATTTATCTTACTCACGAAATGATAAAACATTTTGTGAACATTTAAATGTGTCAAAGCTTTTAAATAATTTAATTGATATTGTCGGAACTTATGCACATTCAAGAGGTGTGATAATTGATGCTAATGTAGAAGATGAATTGAATGTTAGAGCCTCTAAGCATGATATTCAGCAGTTGTTTTTAAATATTATGAAAAACGGAATTGAGGCTATGAATCATGGCGGGAGAATGACTGTCTTAGCTAAACAACATGTAAATTTTATAGTCATTAAAATTAGAGATAGTGGTAAAGGCATCCCTAAAGACGCTATAAAGAAACTTGGTACACCTTATTATACAACTAAAAGTGATGGAACTGGCCTTGGATTAACTGTCTGTTTTGAAATTATAAGAAGAATGAAAGGGGATATACAAGTTACGAGCAAACCAGATGAAGGAACGACTTTTACGATTTATCTTCCAAACGCCTAA
- a CDS encoding threonine ammonia-lyase, protein MIRVNDVVEARHRITPYIHKTPMITSRQIDYITGNRVFLKSEHLQKTGSFKIRGATNKMLHTLNQHRNEFQIVTAASSGNHGQAVAYISNECNIKAKIVIPEDATISKVNAILKYNGIIERCGTNSEERLPRAKEIAQSENGIYIPPYDDPFIMAGQGTVGLEILDQLHETDVILVPVGGGGLISGILTAIKEKKPSIQVIGVEPKLANDTFLSFQQRKHVLKDGTKTIADGLRTSKPGSLTFPVLLRYLDDMVLVSEEEIKKALTFVMERLKQVIEPSSATVIAALLYGNVKYKNKNIIAVLSGGNIDLQNLHNILSVETSS, encoded by the coding sequence TTGATTCGTGTAAATGATGTTGTCGAGGCGAGACATCGAATTACCCCATACATACATAAAACCCCCATGATAACTTCCAGGCAAATTGATTATATAACTGGGAATCGCGTCTTTTTAAAGTCTGAACATCTACAAAAAACTGGCTCCTTTAAAATAAGGGGAGCTACAAATAAAATGTTACATACCTTAAATCAACATAGAAATGAATTTCAAATAGTGACAGCAGCGTCCTCAGGAAATCATGGGCAAGCCGTAGCTTATATTTCCAATGAGTGCAACATAAAGGCGAAAATCGTTATCCCTGAAGATGCTACAATATCTAAAGTAAATGCCATTTTAAAGTATAACGGCATTATTGAACGTTGTGGTACAAATTCAGAGGAAAGACTACCTAGAGCAAAAGAAATTGCGCAAAGTGAAAATGGAATATATATCCCTCCTTACGACGATCCGTTTATTATGGCTGGACAAGGAACGGTTGGTCTGGAAATTTTAGACCAACTCCATGAAACTGATGTCATACTCGTCCCTGTTGGTGGTGGCGGATTAATATCAGGAATATTAACGGCAATTAAAGAGAAAAAACCAAGTATTCAAGTGATTGGGGTAGAGCCGAAGTTAGCGAATGATACCTTTTTGTCATTTCAACAGAGAAAACACGTCCTAAAAGATGGAACAAAAACGATCGCTGATGGGTTACGTACTTCAAAGCCAGGCTCATTGACTTTTCCTGTTTTGTTACGGTATTTAGATGACATGGTATTAGTGAGTGAAGAAGAAATTAAAAAAGCACTTACTTTCGTGATGGAGCGATTAAAGCAAGTCATTGAGCCGTCATCGGCAACCGTAATCGCTGCTTTACTTTACGGAAACGTAAAATATAAAAACAAAAATATTATAGCCGTTTTATCCGGTGGTAATATTGATTTACAAAATTTACATAACATATTGTCTGTAGAAACCTCATCATAG
- a CDS encoding DUF192 domain-containing protein: MMELTRKQGAHITIPYKITISNTFATRLKGFMFRRKPIYREGMFIKPCKSIHTFFMFFPIDILILDGNHSIIYIKENMRPWTFIYPVKGGKAALELPKGTVQDFEINIGDKVVVKKK; the protein is encoded by the coding sequence ATGATGGAATTAACTAGAAAACAAGGCGCTCATATAACAATCCCATATAAAATTACAATATCCAATACGTTTGCTACTCGTTTGAAGGGATTTATGTTCCGTCGTAAACCTATATATCGAGAAGGAATGTTTATAAAACCATGTAAATCCATCCATACTTTTTTTATGTTTTTTCCTATAGATATCCTTATTTTGGATGGAAATCATTCCATCATTTATATAAAGGAAAATATGAGGCCATGGACTTTTATTTATCCCGTAAAAGGTGGTAAAGCAGCATTGGAACTCCCAAAGGGTACTGTTCAAGATTTTGAGATCAATATTGGGGATAAAGTCGTTGTCAAAAAAAAATAA
- a CDS encoding Flp family type IVb pilin, with the protein MNKLKEFFIEEEGQGMTEYGLILGLIALAVVAVLILFGDTLRDRFQAIVDALTNAGNNTGTTQ; encoded by the coding sequence ATGAATAAACTAAAGGAATTCTTTATTGAAGAAGAAGGACAAGGGATGACTGAATATGGTTTAATTCTCGGTCTAATTGCATTAGCAGTTGTTGCCGTTTTAATACTTTTTGGTGACACGCTACGAGACAGATTTCAAGCAATTGTAGACGCTTTAACAAATGCGGGAAATAATACAGGTACAACACAGTAA
- a CDS encoding A24 family peptidase, which yields MINIILITVLCISFITDIRYRKIFNNVTYPTILISLVYYGFHTGTSGVLFSVLGLLTGLLLFMFPFLLGGIGAGDVKLLGVIGALKGTHFVFFAFLYTCIVGGIIALFLLVYQRRLKCLTKRIYLMMNLKSMDTINKNEFHSSFPYGVPIVIGTLIQLGVEWF from the coding sequence ATGATCAATATCATACTTATAACGGTATTGTGTATCTCTTTTATTACTGATATACGATACCGCAAAATTTTCAATAATGTCACGTATCCAACTATATTGATAAGCCTTGTTTATTATGGTTTTCATACAGGCACTAGCGGGGTTTTATTTAGTGTGCTCGGGCTGTTAACAGGTCTTCTCTTATTCATGTTTCCTTTTTTATTAGGAGGAATAGGAGCTGGAGATGTGAAACTGCTCGGGGTAATTGGAGCACTAAAAGGTACGCACTTTGTTTTTTTTGCCTTTTTATACACATGTATAGTTGGCGGCATTATTGCCCTTTTTCTTCTTGTTTATCAAAGAAGACTAAAATGTTTAACAAAACGGATTTATCTTATGATGAATTTAAAAAGTATGGACACGATAAACAAAAATGAGTTTCATTCAAGTTTTCCGTACGGAGTACCGATTGTTATTGGAACGTTAATTCAATTAGGGGTGGAATGGTTTTGA
- a CDS encoding TadE/TadG family type IV pilus assembly protein: MKRSERGQATVELALTITILLFIVFGMIDFGRIFNVYLTLEHSTREGARIASIGAENTEIYQRVRNAAGNLDADQMNISISPDSNRTRGSYVTISVSYPVSISTPIIQEIVPNPYIVKTETTMRME, encoded by the coding sequence TTGAAACGGTCGGAAAGAGGACAAGCAACTGTTGAACTAGCTTTAACAATTACCATCTTGTTGTTTATTGTTTTTGGAATGATTGATTTTGGGCGCATTTTTAACGTTTATTTAACATTAGAGCATTCCACCAGAGAAGGTGCCCGTATTGCTAGTATTGGTGCTGAAAATACCGAAATATATCAACGTGTACGCAATGCGGCAGGAAATTTAGATGCGGATCAAATGAATATCAGTATCTCACCAGATTCTAATCGAACACGCGGAAGTTATGTTACCATTTCGGTTTCTTATCCAGTATCAATCTCTACCCCAATTATTCAAGAAATTGTTCCTAATCCGTACATTGTGAAAACAGAAACTACGATGAGGATGGAATAG
- a CDS encoding Tad domain-containing protein — protein sequence MVRKVKDESGQILIIVALLMSAFLALLALVIDGGNLYLERNRLQKAVDASALAGAQDLPTFPNRAREQAEYTAFHNQEIDNLTIEIPSGNTSIYVHANKEVNLIFANAIGFSDPIIEAEATVSLYPLSSAKGAIPLGVEYNTDLAYGTRKSLKVGESTVGNFGALALTGPGAKDYETDLKYGYEFTIKVGERLDTQTGNIAGPTKKAIDYRLSGCPNETYENFSTDCSRVVLVPVFRPITTSENQVKSVEIIGFATFFLESVTSTSDGAEVFGRFIRTTHIGELNENQTDYGTYGYKLTQ from the coding sequence ATGGTAAGAAAGGTGAAGGATGAAAGTGGTCAAATTTTAATCATCGTTGCATTGTTAATGTCAGCATTTTTAGCATTGCTTGCTCTAGTCATAGATGGGGGAAACCTATATTTAGAACGGAATCGTCTTCAAAAAGCGGTTGACGCCTCAGCATTAGCTGGTGCTCAAGACCTTCCCACTTTCCCGAATCGGGCAAGAGAACAGGCAGAGTACACAGCATTTCACAACCAAGAAATTGATAACTTAACGATCGAAATACCTTCAGGTAATACATCCATATACGTTCATGCTAATAAAGAAGTTAATCTGATTTTTGCAAATGCAATTGGTTTTTCCGACCCAATTATTGAGGCGGAAGCAACGGTTTCTCTATATCCATTGTCTTCTGCAAAAGGAGCAATTCCTCTAGGTGTGGAATATAATACGGATTTAGCTTATGGAACGAGAAAGTCCTTAAAAGTTGGCGAATCAACTGTAGGGAATTTTGGTGCGCTAGCTTTAACAGGACCTGGCGCCAAAGATTACGAAACTGACTTAAAGTACGGATATGAATTTACTATAAAAGTAGGTGAAAGGCTCGATACACAAACAGGGAATATTGCAGGACCTACGAAAAAAGCAATTGATTATCGTCTAAGCGGTTGTCCAAATGAAACATATGAAAACTTTTCCACAGACTGTTCAAGGGTTGTTTTAGTACCTGTTTTTCGGCCGATTACTACAAGTGAGAACCAAGTAAAGTCAGTAGAAATTATTGGTTTTGCAACTTTTTTTCTAGAAAGTGTTACATCTACGAGCGATGGGGCTGAAGTGTTTGGACGTTTTATCCGGACCACACATATCGGGGAACTTAATGAAAATCAAACAGATTACGGCACGTATGGTTATAAACTAACCCAATAG
- the cpaB gene encoding Flp pilus assembly protein CpaB yields MKGTRKLWIISTFLGFIMATLLYIVLQTGSVEESLDETDEQDVTNTTDDKGLDQNEEDTEGIEEVEEGQPRWINNRFDVSEGKRAISIPVSDPQGVSGFIQKGDYVDIVADLPAPKGNKENVQILLQNVKVLATGYYNNIQVNDEEESQEEQRLYNHYNLITLEVSPKEGAALSYVVEEANFYTLMLRNTEDKDVVEHFHINLDQIYKGVIQK; encoded by the coding sequence TTGAAGGGGACACGAAAACTATGGATTATTTCAACTTTTCTTGGCTTCATTATGGCAACCCTTTTATATATTGTCTTGCAAACTGGAAGTGTAGAAGAAAGTCTAGATGAAACAGATGAGCAAGATGTAACAAATACTACAGACGATAAAGGTTTGGATCAGAATGAAGAAGATACAGAGGGCATTGAAGAAGTGGAAGAAGGACAGCCTCGATGGATTAATAATCGTTTTGATGTATCAGAAGGAAAAAGGGCGATTTCAATTCCTGTGTCAGATCCGCAAGGTGTATCAGGGTTCATTCAAAAGGGAGATTATGTCGATATTGTAGCGGATCTTCCTGCTCCCAAAGGCAATAAAGAAAATGTTCAAATTCTACTGCAAAATGTTAAGGTGCTAGCAACAGGGTACTATAACAATATACAAGTAAATGATGAGGAAGAGAGTCAAGAGGAACAACGGTTATACAATCACTATAACCTCATAACGCTGGAAGTCTCTCCTAAAGAAGGTGCCGCCCTCTCATATGTAGTCGAAGAAGCGAATTTCTACACATTAATGTTACGAAATACAGAAGATAAAGATGTTGTCGAGCATTTTCATATTAATTTGGATCAAATCTACAAAGGGGTGATCCAGAAATGA
- a CDS encoding AAA family ATPase — protein MMNYFIISGGQSIGEQIKDKLKKDRKYARAFSSVEEFANTTPKEEQGILFVTNATNYDLYEISGDISIQYPLISVILIANEDEIDFRKAMYVGAVDIIDESLEDDEFKAALAKAESIIELKAEELEKGNIKHHVSHIVTVASTKGGIGKTTLSVNLSVSFALRGYKVIIIDLDLQFGDVPLLLDVQPKQTIYEWLKESYENGDGALDSYISKDAKTGVHLLAAPHLPEFAELINGEHISFILGQLKKEYDFIVVDTPPSFVETSLVAIENSDDIILVTSLDLPALKNGKLAVDTFQVLGLNDKVKVVLNRETPMEGMDRNTVENILGMKLTAAIPSDYNTVISGINLGNPFVVRSPKTAVAKSVMNLAEQLYPSESKQNNGQKKKKRKFSFLRSK, from the coding sequence ATGATGAACTATTTTATTATTTCAGGGGGCCAATCAATTGGCGAACAAATAAAGGACAAGTTAAAAAAGGATCGGAAATATGCAAGGGCCTTTTCATCTGTTGAGGAATTTGCGAATACAACTCCTAAGGAGGAGCAAGGTATATTATTTGTTACAAATGCTACGAACTATGATTTATATGAAATAAGCGGGGATATTTCGATTCAATATCCACTTATTTCCGTCATTCTAATTGCAAACGAGGATGAGATTGATTTTCGGAAGGCAATGTATGTAGGTGCGGTGGATATTATTGATGAATCATTAGAAGATGATGAATTTAAGGCTGCACTAGCGAAAGCGGAAAGTATTATTGAATTGAAAGCAGAAGAACTGGAAAAAGGGAATATTAAACACCATGTAAGTCATATTGTGACTGTTGCATCAACGAAAGGTGGCATAGGTAAAACGACATTAAGTGTTAACCTATCCGTATCTTTTGCTTTAAGGGGATATAAGGTTATTATTATAGATCTTGACCTGCAGTTTGGTGATGTTCCGTTATTATTAGATGTCCAACCGAAACAAACAATATACGAATGGTTAAAGGAATCGTATGAAAATGGAGATGGAGCTCTTGATTCTTATATTTCAAAGGATGCGAAAACCGGTGTACACCTGTTAGCGGCACCACATTTGCCGGAGTTTGCCGAGTTAATTAACGGAGAACACATATCTTTTATTTTAGGACAACTAAAAAAAGAGTACGATTTTATTGTTGTTGATACACCACCATCTTTCGTGGAAACAAGTTTAGTTGCCATTGAAAACTCTGATGACATTATTTTAGTTACATCACTCGATTTGCCAGCATTGAAGAACGGGAAATTAGCGGTAGACACATTTCAGGTGCTCGGTCTGAATGATAAAGTGAAAGTCGTCTTAAATAGGGAAACTCCTATGGAAGGGATGGATAGGAATACGGTTGAAAATATTTTGGGTATGAAACTAACTGCTGCCATACCTAGTGATTATAACACTGTAATCTCAGGAATTAATTTAGGAAATCCATTTGTTGTACGTTCACCGAAAACAGCAGTAGCTAAGTCTGTCATGAATTTGGCTGAACAATTATACCCGTCTGAGAGCAAACAAAATAATGGACAAAAAAAGAAGAAACGTAAATTTTCTTTTCTTCGATCGAAATAA
- a CDS encoding CpaF family protein, which produces MSLLKRLNEKNVTISSTSSKQQQRKETIRPKENELKVSLRNHLITELKNHNNLDEEQQLQLLNKEAMEFLNENGERLTFEAKKTLVEDVANELTGYGPITPLLNDPSVSEVMVNGPDEIYVEKSGRLIKTPSYFRDDDHILQVIEKIVAPLGRRIDESSPMVDARLPDGSRVNAIIPPLALNGPTITIRKFPTDRLQVEDLIRFGTLSRAMAQFLQGCVKARLNVFISGGTGSGKTTLLNVLSSFIPTDERIITIEDAAELQLSQDHVISLETRPPNIEGRGAITIRDLVRNSLRMRPDRIIIGEVRSAEALDMLQAMNTGHDGSLATGHANSPRDMIARLETMVLMAGMDLPVRAIREQIAGAIDLIIQQTRLKDGSRKITHVTEVVGMEGETITLQDIFSFKQTGTNEDGKIEGKFVSTGIRPRAAEILENYGIDVPKDWFAEEW; this is translated from the coding sequence ATGTCACTTTTGAAACGATTAAATGAAAAAAATGTTACCATATCAAGCACAAGCTCAAAACAACAACAACGTAAGGAAACGATTAGACCGAAGGAAAATGAATTAAAGGTGTCTTTACGAAATCACCTCATTACCGAACTAAAAAATCATAATAATTTAGATGAAGAACAACAACTCCAATTACTGAATAAGGAAGCGATGGAGTTTTTAAACGAAAATGGAGAGAGATTAACATTTGAAGCAAAGAAAACGTTAGTCGAAGATGTCGCGAATGAGTTAACAGGATATGGCCCCATCACCCCTTTATTAAATGATCCAAGTGTATCGGAGGTGATGGTCAATGGACCTGATGAAATTTATGTTGAAAAAAGCGGGCGGCTTATAAAAACCCCTTCTTACTTTCGCGATGATGATCACATATTACAAGTTATAGAAAAAATAGTAGCCCCACTAGGTAGAAGAATTGATGAAAGTAGTCCAATGGTGGACGCCCGTCTCCCGGATGGATCGCGTGTAAATGCTATCATTCCTCCGCTCGCTTTAAATGGTCCAACGATTACAATTCGAAAGTTTCCTACAGATCGATTACAAGTTGAAGACTTGATCCGATTTGGCACATTAAGCCGTGCAATGGCCCAGTTCTTACAAGGTTGTGTAAAAGCAAGATTAAACGTTTTTATAAGTGGGGGAACCGGTTCTGGTAAAACAACCTTATTAAATGTATTATCCTCATTTATTCCAACAGATGAACGGATTATTACAATTGAGGATGCGGCTGAACTGCAACTTTCCCAAGACCATGTTATTTCTCTAGAGACGAGGCCGCCAAATATTGAAGGACGAGGTGCAATTACAATTCGCGACCTTGTAAGGAATTCCCTGCGAATGCGACCAGACCGTATTATCATCGGAGAGGTGCGTAGTGCCGAGGCGCTAGATATGTTACAAGCCATGAATACAGGTCATGACGGATCTTTAGCAACCGGACATGCAAACTCACCTCGTGATATGATAGCCAGATTAGAGACAATGGTTTTAATGGCAGGTATGGATTTACCTGTCCGAGCAATACGTGAGCAAATTGCAGGTGCTATTGATTTGATCATTCAACAAACGAGGTTGAAGGATGGTAGTCGAAAGATTACACATGTTACGGAAGTTGTTGGAATGGAAGGAGAGACCATTACACTGCAAGATATATTTAGTTTTAAGCAAACAGGTACAAATGAAGATGGGAAAATTGAAGGAAAGTTTGTTTCAACTGGGATTCGTCCTCGTGCTGCAGAAATATTAGAGAACTATGGAATAGACGTGCCAAAGGACTGGTTTGCTGAGGAGTGGTAA
- a CDS encoding type II secretion system F family protein, with protein MYVLLIIIFTLLFGGIATFISRRRNPIERRLRRFIPKETESSPARPQTTINTDNEVQPTIKLFRIIAKVFKGKRFAEKWNRQLEQAGVPLKPEEFITIRVLLLLLSLVIVSLFNMNLLSRLIIPVFGWVLPVMILRNRREKRLARSSIQLPQALSTLATAMKSGFSFMQAMQLVSKEIPDPLGTEFGQAIREINLGISSEVAFQNMTERLPNEDLKLVVNAVIIQRSTGGNLAELLETIEETINERVRIKDELKALTAQGRMSAWIISLLPVVLGLFLNLMSPEYFGPMLTHPVGWLLLGLGIVSGVFGWILIQRIIKIEV; from the coding sequence GTGTACGTATTGTTAATCATTATATTTACGTTGCTATTTGGTGGTATAGCGACATTTATATCAAGAAGAAGAAACCCTATAGAAAGACGGTTGAGACGTTTTATTCCGAAGGAAACAGAATCGTCTCCTGCCAGACCGCAAACGACAATTAACACAGATAACGAAGTACAACCTACCATCAAACTGTTTCGTATTATTGCAAAAGTTTTTAAGGGGAAGCGTTTTGCGGAGAAATGGAATCGTCAATTAGAACAGGCAGGTGTGCCTCTCAAGCCTGAAGAATTTATTACGATTAGGGTGTTACTTCTTCTTTTGTCATTAGTCATTGTTTCATTGTTTAATATGAATCTGCTTTCTCGGCTAATCATTCCGGTATTTGGTTGGGTGTTGCCTGTTATGATTTTACGTAACCGTAGGGAAAAGAGATTAGCTCGTTCTTCTATTCAACTACCACAAGCGTTAAGTACACTTGCCACTGCTATGAAGTCCGGTTTTAGTTTTATGCAAGCGATGCAACTTGTTTCAAAGGAGATCCCAGATCCTCTTGGTACAGAGTTTGGTCAAGCAATTCGAGAAATAAATTTAGGTATATCTTCAGAAGTTGCCTTTCAAAATATGACTGAAAGATTGCCGAATGAAGATTTAAAACTTGTTGTAAATGCTGTTATTATTCAAAGGTCAACAGGGGGGAACTTAGCAGAATTATTAGAAACCATCGAAGAAACAATTAATGAGCGTGTACGTATTAAAGACGAATTAAAAGCGTTAACAGCACAAGGTCGAATGTCGGCATGGATTATATCATTACTTCCTGTTGTACTTGGATTATTTTTAAATTTAATGAGCCCAGAATACTTTGGACCTATGCTAACCCATCCAGTAGGATGGTTATTACTCGGACTTGGTATAGTATCTGGAGTATTTGGATGGATATTAATTCAAAGAATTATCAAAATCGAGGTGTAA